A genome region from Tolypothrix sp. PCC 7712 includes the following:
- a CDS encoding zinc ribbon domain-containing protein, translated as MATVTCPRCHQLVDHQAITCPYCQTTLKAYGHPGIPLHRVSGDGYLCDTCTYHADDTCNFPKRPYAKDCTLYQNLEESKLESQQQLAEQSFGVAVKGWIKRNQGLLLILGLLCICLLLALSTG; from the coding sequence GTGGCTACTGTAACTTGTCCTCGCTGCCATCAACTGGTTGATCATCAGGCTATTACTTGTCCTTATTGTCAGACAACTCTCAAGGCTTACGGACATCCTGGTATTCCGTTGCATCGTGTGAGTGGTGATGGTTATCTGTGCGATACTTGCACCTATCATGCGGATGATACTTGCAATTTTCCTAAACGTCCCTACGCAAAAGATTGTACCCTTTACCAAAATTTGGAGGAGAGTAAGTTGGAGTCACAACAGCAGCTTGCTGAACAGAGTTTTGGTGTGGCTGTCAAAGGTTGGATTAAACGTAATCAGGGCTTGCTGTTGATATTAGGTCTATTATGCATCTGTTTACTGCTGGCGTTGTCAACAGGATAG